DNA sequence from the Alteribacter lacisalsi genome:
GACGAAGCTCCGGATCCCGAATCAGCTCCCGAAGCACCTCGGCCAGGGTTTCCGGCTTGGCGTTGACAATGGGCAGCGTTTTCGGGAGCTGCGCCTTAACATCAGGCCGAATGTAGGCGACCACAACTTTACCCATGGCCATCGCCTCCACACTGAGCATGCCGTAGGTCCCGCAGAGGAGCTGATCGACGACAATATCGGCTTCTTCATAGGATTTAAGCGCGGCCGCATGACTCATTTTTTCAACCGTCCGAAAGGAAAAGTGTTCTGCTTGTTCAAGTTTTTTAAAAGCAGTTTCAACAAAGGAAGATCCTTTAAATTCTCTGTTTGTGGGTGCGTGAACGATTTTTGGTTTTGTTTCCTGGGCAGATGGCAAGCGTTCCGGAAACCGTGAAAGGGTACAGGCGAGTGGAAGAACATGGATATGTTTATAATAGCTTTTTACGTAAGGCATCATTTCATAGTCCTGAATGATACATGTATCAAACACGCCTTTCAGGAGCATCAGCCGCCTGTGTATTTCAGAGTCCGAATAGTAACTGGGCGGGAGCATATAGTTGTTGTGTTTTTTTACCTTCGCCACGGTCCTCACGTCATTTCCCCAGTGGTGCATCACGCGTTTCTTTCCTGAAGCCTTGAGCATCGGCAGGTCCAGGAGCTGCGGGAGCAGGGTGTTGCCGTTGTGAAAGTGAAACACATCAGCCCATGCGGTAATTTCTTCAATCATTTTTGCAAGTTCAAAGGCGTCTGTGTCCGTGGTTTCGCCTGCGTAGGCGAGGTAGCTGTGAAACCAGTTATACCCCTTCACCTGCATTCCCAGTTCGGACAGACCCTGACACAACTGTCCCATCTGACCGGCGATTTCCGTAGGTGCATGAAGGATCCGCACGAGTCATTCCCTCCTTTCGTTTCTGCCAGTTTATTCTTTGGCTGAGCAGGTGGTTTATTTTTTTGCGGTTGTCGGATGAGACAGTGCTTACATATACTGCAGAAGCGGATTGTAAAGGAGTGATGCCGATGAGTGGTGGAACGTATTTATCTGCCAGAGACCACAGCATGAACAATCATCTGGCGGTTCTGATGATGGGAAAGCTGGTTCCCGGAACTGAAACTGTCTGGAACCCGGAAGAGCTTCGTTACTACCTGACGTACGTACTGAATGGCAAAAGCATTGACACGCTGTTCGGTGGTCTCATCTTCAACCCTGTCTCAGGAAAATCACACCGGTTCATTCACCCGATGTATGCAGGATACGGAGAGTCTGCTGAAAAACAGGACTGGGACTGGGTAATCGATGAACTGTTTCGTTCCGGACGCAACATTGACGCAGCCCAGCAGGCAGCAAGAACAAAGACGGATATCTGGGTTTGCCTGCCCTACCCGGGTCCTGGTCAGCGCAGCTTTGGCCGTGTAAACGGAAAGGTCCTTGATTTTACCGTCGAGGATGATCGTTATGCGGCTGTTATCGACTGGGCAGACCGGTTTCTGGCACGTTGGAAAGAAGAAGAGGGCAAGTTGACCAAGCTGACCTTCCGGGGTTTTGTCTGGCAGCGGGAAGCCATTCTTTTGCCGGATCGGCCTCTTGTGACTCGGGTGAATGCCGCGCTGAAAAACCGGAAAGTGAAAACAATCTGGCTGCCGAATTATGGTTCGGCAGGGGTGATCGACTGGAAGGAAAGAGGATTTGATCTGGTTGGGGTGAACCCGAATTATTACGGAAACACCGATCATGATCTAAACTGGATGCGAAACACCGCAGTTTTCACAAAGCATTACGGAATGGGCCTGCAGATCAATTACGGGAAAGGGTATATATTTAACGACACGCACCTTCTAGACTACTTAAATCTTGGTACGGCAGAGCAGTATGGATATCAGGAAAATTGTTTCATGGTTTACCAATTGCACCAGCGGACGATGAAGGAAGCATACGAGAAACATCTGCTTGATTACATCCGGATTTACAGTTTCACAAAAAACATCTATCAGCGGGTCCATTATCCCGGAATCGCTTATTAAGATTCATTAGGAAGGCTGTTTCGTGTACGAAGGTAACCCTCGTATGGAAAAACAGCCTTATTTGTTTTCCAATTGATCTCTTCTGAGGCCGCTTACCAGATAGATGACCTGGCCATTCCGGTACCGGTAAGGCAGAATTTCATCGATCTGTACCAGATCCTCGTACCGGCTGATGACCGAATCCTCTGTCAGGAAGTATCGGACGTGCCCACGAGTATGGAAATTCGGCACAGATAAAAGAACGTTGGAACCGGTTCGCACTTTTCCAAGTACGTCCTTATCATGTTCCAAATGTTCCAAAACTTCAAACAGCACAGCGGTGTTATAGGTTGTTGTAAAGAGATCTGTTGTATAAGCGTTATCTGTGCTGAATGCTTCGGCATAGTCAGGATTATTTTTTTTGCTTTGTCTGACTGCCTCCTCACTGAAATCGAACCCCCGGTAATGTGTAAATCCGTTGTCAAAAAGCATGTTCGCAAATTGACCCACACCGCAGCCGACGTCCAGTATAATCGGATCTTTCAGTTTACGCAGGCACACCAAGGCATTTTTCCATATTGGAAAATAGGGGCTGTTCTGATAAGGCTTGTGATAATTACCGTTGTAGCCACCTTCCTTATAAACAACATCATAATATTTTGAGTTTTCCTCCAATAGTAACGCCTCGTTTCAATTTAATTTTAGATCGTATCGACCAGCAGATAAGGCGGCTGGTGATCGTGGAACGCTTTGTGGGGCAGATTGGGAATCCGGACCGTGACGCCATGATTTTGTCTGCTTTTACGCTGCCACGCGTGCATGAAGCCTGACAGGTCGATGATTAGCTCGGTCTGTCCGGGCTGGCAGGGCAGACGCTGCAGAACGGCTGACTCTGTGGGAAGTTTGGACTCCGCCTCGCTCCAGCCGCTCGTAATTTTCTTTACCCGTGCCGTTACCGGATAAGGGAGGTGGGGCAGTGGGACGTGAAGGGTCATTTTCGTCACATTCATATCGCTGGGAATGACAGCGAGGTTAAACGATACATACAGCTTCCGGTAGCGGGTTTTGTAACGGTTCGGGATGAACAGCATTTTCTTTTCAAGACTCATCAACAGGCTCCTTTCATGAAGTGTTCAGGATTTATACAGGCGGATCAGCTGGTCGGTGACTGCTTCCTTTGCATGCACACGTTTCGCGTACGCACGTCCGAGTCTGCCTTTTTTCTCACGAAGACCGGGGGAGTCAAGCACCATCCGGATCTTTTCCTCCACATCGTCCGGGTTGGCGTTAATAATCGGGAGATCCTTCGGGAAACGGGCCACGAGATCGGGACGGATAAAAGCAATCACCGGTTTACCAAGGGCCATGGACTCAACGCTGAGAAGCCCGTGTGATCCGCACAGAACCTGATCTACAATGAGGTCCGCTTCCCGGTACAGGTCAATCACCTGGGCGTGACTCATTTTTTCAATGCGCCTGTAGTCAAAATCGTGGGTGTTTCTGAGGTTCTCGATAGCCGCCTCTATAAACTCGGTGCCTTTAAACTTCGGGTTTGTGGGTGCGTGAAGGATGAGTGGCCGTTTTTTGTCCGGTAACGGGTAATGGGGCTGGAATTTTCCGATATCGATAGCAATTGGGACCACATGGACAGTCTCATAGTACGGTTCCACATACGGGAGCACTTCGTAATCCTGAACGATCGCTTCCTCCACATACCGTGATATTTTTGTGAGTCGGGTGTCCATAACCTCATTAGAGGGGGAATCGCCCGTATACACGAAAGGATTGTTCTCCCTTGCTTTTTCGTGAAAACGTACGTCATTGCCCCAGTGATGCATGAACATTTTTTTACCTTTCGCGGAAATGACGGGCAGATCGGCATAGTCTGGCAGAAGAGAGGAGGCATAATGGAAATGGAACACGTCAAAAAAATTCATAATATGAGGGGCCGTCGACCGCAGATCGTACCCGTTCGTATTAATCAGGTGCTCTTTGTAGCCGAGATACGAATGAAAGGTGTTAAAACCGGCTGCCAGATGGCCGCGGCGCTTCATTTCCCCGCTTAAAATGCCCATCTGGCCGGCAATTTCAATAATCCCGTGACAGACACGCATCAGTCAGACCTCCTTGATTTCAGCCAGTTACGTGTTTTCTCCAATCCTGCGTCGATCGTCGACCGCGGGGTCCAGGCGAGCCTGCTGGTAATAAAGCTGTGGTCAAGACAGCGGCGGTTTACGATATCCACCACACGCTTTGGCATGTGTGTGATTTTTCCTGTGTACCCTGTCAGCTGCCTGATTTTATGAGCCAGTTCCAGAACGGAAGTTTCCTTTCCGGTCCCCACATTAAAAACCTCACCAGGAGCATCGGGGGACAGCGCGGCAAGCCAGATGGCCTCCACCGCATCTTCTACGTAGGTAAAGTCCCGCGTCTGTTTTCCGTCACCGAAAATCGCCATGGGAATGCCGGTTTCCGCAGCATCAAAAAACTTAGCCACCACACCGCAGTAGGGGTTGGTACTCAGCTGACCGGGACCGTAAACGTTTGAAAAACGCAGCGTTGTCACAGGCATGCCGTATAAATGGTGAAAAACGTGACAGTAATGTTCGACTCCGAATTTACTGGCCGGATAGGGAAGCCGGATCCGGCTGTATGTTTCCGGTGTGGGCAGGATGTCGGCCTGACTGTATACAGAAGCGGTGGACGCATACACAAAACGTTTCAGCTGGGGGCATGAAAGGTGAGTTTCGTGAAGCATCGTAAAGCCCCCGGTCAGATTGGTTTCGAAGTCCTGATCGATGTGGCTGACCGAATTTATGAGATTCGCGCAGGCAAAATGAAACACGTACTCGACGTTTGGCAGGAGTTTTTTTAAGAGATTCCGATCGAGAATGGAGCCTCGCACGAAAGTGACTTTCGGATCCAGTGGAATGGCGTCAAGTGTCCCCGTGGACAGATCATCGAGAACCCAGATGTGCGCAGCGTGGGGCAGGAGGCGCAGGACGAGCTGGGATCCAAGAAAGCCTGCACCACCGGTAACCAGAATATTGCCGAGCTGGGTCATGACAGATCTCCTCCTTCCATGTTCCGAATATGAAAGGACCGGATCGGGAGAGAGACCGGATGACGGAGGCGGGCAGACTGATACAGGCCGAAGATGGTCTCGAGCGCCTTTTTTCCTTCCGTTCCGCCCATTAACGGCGTGTGTGCGGGATCTTTTATGCTTTCGATAAAGTCTTCATACATATACAGCTGTTCCTGCGTATTCGTGATCACGGACGGATCTGGCTGGGAGGCGGGATCGTCCTTCAGAAACCAGCGTGTAACAGACGTAAGTGCAGGTCCTTCAACGACAATGCTGCCTTTTTCACAGAAAAGACTGAGCCCGTAGCCAATGTTGGACGGAAGGGTCACTGTATTCGCTTCAATGATGCCGCGTGCTTTATTTTTAAACGTCACCACACCGGCAGCGAGATCCTCTGTTTCTTTTTTGATGCTGCCCTTCCCGATATCGCCGTAAACGGAACTCACCTCCCCGAGGTACCACTGAAGCAGATCAACAAGATGGATGCCCTGGTTGATGAGCATACCGCCGTCGAGCTCCCATGTTCCCCGCCAGGAGGCACTGGAATAGTAATGTTCGCCCCGGTTGATTCTGATGGAAGCCACACCGAGATACGGCTTCCCGAGTGTGCCGTCATCCATCAGTTGTTTGATTTTCCGGAAGAGAGGACGGTACCGTAATTGATGACAAACAAGAAGTTGTAATCCGTCTGCCTCGGCTGTCTGGTTCAGCGTATCGGCTTCTTTTAACGAGAGTGCCATTGGTTTTTCCAGCATCACGTGTTTTCCTGCCTGCAGGGCATCACGGGCAATGGAGGCGTGAAGGCTGGAGATCACTGCGATCACGACGGCATCCACTTCAGGGTCCGCCAGCAGGGCTGAAACGTCTGTGTAGAATCGGACGGGAGAAGAGTCGTTTGACACGTTCTTATAGAGCTGACCGGCAGCCTCTGCCCGTCCGGGAACCACATCACATAAGGCTGTGAGCTTCGCATGTGGTAATCCTGCGATCGCTTCGATATGTTTTTTGGCGATGAATCCGCAGCCAATGATGGCAAAACGTACCGTCATGGACGATCAGCCCGATCAGGCTGAAGGGCACGAATGACCGTCTGTTGGTCCTTGGAACTGAGAAACGGGCTCATCGGAAGGGCGAACATCGTTGCGGACAGGGATTCGGCTACGGGAAAGCTGCCTTCCTGATAAGGAAGATGTTTATAAACTTCCTGAAGATGAAGACTGACAGGATAATAGATGGCAGACTGGACGTTGTTTTGTCTGAGCTGGTCCATGACTTTACGCCGGTTCGATGAGCGTATACAGT
Encoded proteins:
- a CDS encoding glycosyltransferase: MRILHAPTEIAGQMGQLCQGLSELGMQVKGYNWFHSYLAYAGETTDTDAFELAKMIEEITAWADVFHFHNGNTLLPQLLDLPMLKASGKKRVMHHWGNDVRTVAKVKKHNNYMLPPSYYSDSEIHRRLMLLKGVFDTCIIQDYEMMPYVKSYYKHIHVLPLACTLSRFPERLPSAQETKPKIVHAPTNREFKGSSFVETAFKKLEQAEHFSFRTVEKMSHAAALKSYEEADIVVDQLLCGTYGMLSVEAMAMGKVVVAYIRPDVKAQLPKTLPIVNAKPETLAEVLRELIRDPELRHETGRKSRAFVKEHHDARIVAEKLRLIYGQL
- a CDS encoding DUF4855 domain-containing protein — translated: MSGGTYLSARDHSMNNHLAVLMMGKLVPGTETVWNPEELRYYLTYVLNGKSIDTLFGGLIFNPVSGKSHRFIHPMYAGYGESAEKQDWDWVIDELFRSGRNIDAAQQAARTKTDIWVCLPYPGPGQRSFGRVNGKVLDFTVEDDRYAAVIDWADRFLARWKEEEGKLTKLTFRGFVWQREAILLPDRPLVTRVNAALKNRKVKTIWLPNYGSAGVIDWKERGFDLVGVNPNYYGNTDHDLNWMRNTAVFTKHYGMGLQINYGKGYIFNDTHLLDYLNLGTAEQYGYQENCFMVYQLHQRTMKEAYEKHLLDYIRIYSFTKNIYQRVHYPGIAY
- a CDS encoding class I SAM-dependent methyltransferase, which gives rise to MEENSKYYDVVYKEGGYNGNYHKPYQNSPYFPIWKNALVCLRKLKDPIILDVGCGVGQFANMLFDNGFTHYRGFDFSEEAVRQSKKNNPDYAEAFSTDNAYTTDLFTTTYNTAVLFEVLEHLEHDKDVLGKVRTGSNVLLSVPNFHTRGHVRYFLTEDSVISRYEDLVQIDEILPYRYRNGQVIYLVSGLRRDQLENK
- a CDS encoding glycosyltransferase family protein, which translates into the protein MRVCHGIIEIAGQMGILSGEMKRRGHLAAGFNTFHSYLGYKEHLINTNGYDLRSTAPHIMNFFDVFHFHYASSLLPDYADLPVISAKGKKMFMHHWGNDVRFHEKARENNPFVYTGDSPSNEVMDTRLTKISRYVEEAIVQDYEVLPYVEPYYETVHVVPIAIDIGKFQPHYPLPDKKRPLILHAPTNPKFKGTEFIEAAIENLRNTHDFDYRRIEKMSHAQVIDLYREADLIVDQVLCGSHGLLSVESMALGKPVIAFIRPDLVARFPKDLPIINANPDDVEEKIRMVLDSPGLREKKGRLGRAYAKRVHAKEAVTDQLIRLYKS
- a CDS encoding NAD-dependent epimerase/dehydratase family protein, encoding MTQLGNILVTGGAGFLGSQLVLRLLPHAAHIWVLDDLSTGTLDAIPLDPKVTFVRGSILDRNLLKKLLPNVEYVFHFACANLINSVSHIDQDFETNLTGGFTMLHETHLSCPQLKRFVYASTASVYSQADILPTPETYSRIRLPYPASKFGVEHYCHVFHHLYGMPVTTLRFSNVYGPGQLSTNPYCGVVAKFFDAAETGIPMAIFGDGKQTRDFTYVEDAVEAIWLAALSPDAPGEVFNVGTGKETSVLELAHKIRQLTGYTGKITHMPKRVVDIVNRRCLDHSFITSRLAWTPRSTIDAGLEKTRNWLKSRRSD
- a CDS encoding Gfo/Idh/MocA family protein; the encoded protein is MTVRFAIIGCGFIAKKHIEAIAGLPHAKLTALCDVVPGRAEAAGQLYKNVSNDSSPVRFYTDVSALLADPEVDAVVIAVISSLHASIARDALQAGKHVMLEKPMALSLKEADTLNQTAEADGLQLLVCHQLRYRPLFRKIKQLMDDGTLGKPYLGVASIRINRGEHYYSSASWRGTWELDGGMLINQGIHLVDLLQWYLGEVSSVYGDIGKGSIKKETEDLAAGVVTFKNKARGIIEANTVTLPSNIGYGLSLFCEKGSIVVEGPALTSVTRWFLKDDPASQPDPSVITNTQEQLYMYEDFIESIKDPAHTPLMGGTEGKKALETIFGLYQSARLRHPVSLPIRSFHIRNMEGGDLS